The genomic window TTTTTTTCTTGGGTTAGGAGTATTTATTTTTTTAAGTAGAGTAAAATTGCCTGAATGGAAGGAATTTTCATATATATTTTTTTCTATAAGTATTTTTCTTCTTTTGTTTGTTTTACTAAAGGAAAAGGGAATTAAAAGGTGGCTTTTTATAGGGAATTTTTCTTTTCAGGTTTCTGATGCCTGTAAACCGCTTTTAATCTATTTTCTCTCCATGGCTTTTTATTTTAACAAAAAAAGAGGATACATTGATTCCTTTAAACTTTTATTTTTGCATATCCTTCCCTTTTTTCTTATTCTTATTGAACCTGATCTCGGTTCTGCCTTTTTTTACATTTTTCTTTTTGCCTTCTATCTTATCTTTTCTTCTTTTAATATAAAAGTAAAACTTTTTTATATTTTTGCTTTTTTATCCTTAATTTTTTCCCTTAATTTTTTTGCCTTTTTTATTTTTTCTTCTTTATTAATGCTTTTTATTATAATTTTCTCAAAGTTTCCAATGGGTGATAAAATCTTATTAACTTTTTCTATATTAATACCCGGTTTAACAGTCCCTTTTATTTATAATAACCTTTTGAAAGAATACCAGAGGAAAAGGATAATGTATTTTTTAAATCCTTCAGAGGACCCAAAAGGAGCTGGATGGCAGATTTTACAGGGTAAACTTGCAATAGGCTCAGGTGGAATTTTAGGAAAGGGTTTTTTAAAAGGTTCCCATAAATCTCTTGCTTTTTTACCGCAGGCTCATTCTGATTTTGCCTTTGCTTCCTTTGCTGAAGAATTTGGGTTTATAGGCTCATTTCTCTTAATTTTGCTTTACTTTTCTCTTTTAAGCGGAATTTTAAATATTTTAAAGGAAAAAGAAGGATTTTCCTATTTTTTTATACTTGGAATCTTTGCTTCAATATTTTATTCCTTTTTGGTAAATATTGGTGGGGTTATTGGGTTTCTTCCTGTAACAGGTATACCACTTCCTTTTTTTTCTTATGGAGGCACAAATTTTGTAATTCACAGTCTGCTTTTAGGCTTAGTTCTCTCTTTCAGAAAGTAATTTAAAAATATCAAGATACTTACTTTTTTTAAAATTAAATTAAAATTAAATTTTCCAAGAGTGGACAATTTTAATTATTTCTTTAAGAGTTTCAATATCTGTTTCAGGTAGGATTCCGTGTCCAAGGTTAAATATAAATCCTTGAAAGTTTCTTCTTTCCATTTCAATTTTATCAAGTTCTTCTTTTATTTTTTCAAATTTTGAAAATAAAATTGCAGGGTCAAGGTTTCCCTGTATTGAGTGTTTTTTCCCAAAAAATTTAATTGCAAAGTTAATAGGTACTCTAAAATCAATTCCTATTGTTTCGCATTCCAGTTCTTCAATAATACCTGCGAGGTGAGCACTTGATAATGAAAAGTAAATTCTTATTTTTCCCCTTAAATTCTTAAAAATATCTTGAATAAAGGGAAAAATATTTTTAATATAAATTTCAGGAGTCACTGCTCCTACCCAGGAATCAAAAATCATTAAAGCGTCGCATCCAGCGTCTGATTGTAATTTTAAAAAATCTTCAATTCCTTTTGAGATTTTTTTTATTAAGAAATTCCATTCTTCTTCTTTCCTGTAAATGAATTTTCTTGTTTCCGGAAAATCCCTTTTATAACTTTTTTCTATGATATACGATAAAAGTGTAAAGGGTGCTGCTGTAAAACCTATTAAAGGAACTTCAAGTTCTTTTTTTAAAATTTTTATTTCCTCTTCTATGAATTTTAATTCCCTGTAATCAAAATTTTTTATATTTCCTTTTAATATTTTTGGACCTTCATCTTTTTCATATTCAAAATCAATTCCAAATCCCCACAAGATCACAAGTAGGTCAGAAAATAAAATTGCTGCATCAAGATCAAGATATTTAAAAGGTAAAAGTGTAACTTTTGCTGCAAGTGTTGGATTTTTTATAAGTTCTTTCATACTGTATTTGTTTCTCATTTCAGCATATTCAGGGATATATCTACCAGCCTGTCTCATAAACCAAACAGGGACTTTTTCAGGTTTTTGTTTTAGACTGGCTAAGATAAAATCTTTTTTCATCTTAAAAAAATCATTGATAGGTAAATTATAACCAGTTGCAACAGTAAGTTAATTCTTGCTATAAAAAGAGTAAGTTTATAATATTTAGAAGGCTTCTTTTCAAGTGCTGCTCTTTTAGCAATAAAAAAATCGTGTATGAATTTTAAAATAATTACAACAAAAAAAATTGAAAGTTTTAATTTCATAATGGTATTTATATAGCCCCATCTTTTCAAAAGAAGATATAAACCGGTTAAAAAAAGAATAATTACTGAAATCCAGCTTCCTACTCTGAAGGTTTTTCCAAGTGCTCTAAATCCTGGAATAAGTTTTTCATCCTTATATATTTTTCTTATTGTGTATCCAAAGGAAAAAAATAATAAATTTCCTCCAACCCAGTACAGGGCTGAAATTATATGAAGGTAAATGAAAAAATATTCAATTATTTCTTTCATTGTTTTATAATTATCTTATGTTAAGAAAATTGCTTTTAATTTTTCTAATTTTTTTCTTTTTGCTTTTTCTATCCTATTTATTAATAATTCTCTATCCTTACAGTAAATCCCGAATTCTTGAAATAGTTAAAAAGTTTGGTTTTTTTGCTCCTTTTGTTCTTATTTTTTTTCATTCCTTTCAGGTAATAGTAGCACCTATTCCAGGGCAGGTTTTTCCCTTTATTATGGGTTTTCTTTATGGAGCCTATTTAGGTTCAATAATGGCTATAACTGGTAATTTAATCGGCTCCTTTACTTCTTTTTTTCTTGGAAAGTTTGGTGAAAGAAAGCTTGTAAGTACCAATAAGTTAAAGGCTTTAGAAAATTATAGAATAAAGATAGTTTCAAGAAGTATTTTATGGCTTTCTTTACTTTTTATCCTTCCTATTCCAGGTCTTCCAAAAGACCTTTTATGTTATTTTGCTGGATTTATAGGTGTTAAGGAAAAAGATTTTTTATTATCTCTTTTATTTGGAAGAATACCAATTGAAATTCTATGGGTTCTTGCTGGTTCTGGTGTTTATAAATTTTTCATTCCACCGAATTGAGAAGAAATGTGACATCTTCCCTTTTCCCCCAACCGAAATGTTTTTCACTTAAAAGAAAAATTTTTTCTATTAAAAACTCAAAAAAGGAAAATTCCCCTCTTTTTTCTATTATATCTTTTAAAGGTAATCTTCCCTCTGCAGTTGGGAATCTTTTAATATAAACTTTTAAACCTTTTAAATTTTCTTTTCCTTTTAAAATTTTTACTTTTCCCTCCATTTGAATTCCCCTTAAGGGTCTTAAAACTTTCGGATAAATAGCAGCGCTTATTTGAGGATTTTTCTCAAGATTTACTGCATGTCTTGTTGATTTCCTTGAAAGGAAATAAATTTTGTTCTTACCGTCCCAGGCAAAAATAACAGGTGTTGCCCAGGGTTTATCTTCAAAGGATGTTGCAAGAACCATAATTTTTTCTTCTTTAAGAAGTTCATAAAGAATTTTTTTTATTTCATCTTTTTCTTCTTTTCTTAACACTTTTAGGTCCATTTATTTTTTACCATATTTGTTTTTTATTTCAGGAATCCATTTTTTGATATTTTTAATTCTTGTATTATGTGAAGGATGAGTTGATAAAAATTCTGGAATTTTACCCTTTGACTCTTTTTCCATTTTTTCCCAGAAATTTAATGCTTTTTCAGGGTCAAACCCAGCTTTTGTCATAAAAATAAGACCCATATAATCGGATTCTTCTTCCTGTTCTCTTGAAAAAGGTAAGAGAACACCAACCTGAACACCTACTCCGTATGCTACTTTTGCCATTTCAATAGTCTGACTTCTTTTTTTCTTTAAAGCCATATCAAGAGTAATACCACCCAGCTCTGCAAGAAGTAATTGGCTCATTCTTTCTCCTCCATGTCTTGCAACAACATGAGCTATTTCGTGACCAAGAACACAGGCAAGTTCATCTTCACTTTCTATTAATTTTAAAAGTCCTGTATATACACAAACTTTTCCTCCAGGAAGTGCAAAGGCATTAATAACTTTATCATTTTCAATTACTCTAAATTCCCAGTTTTCCTTTATACCTATTCCACCTTCACTTATAATTTTCATACCCACCTTTTTAACAAGTTCATTATATTCTTGATTTTCAGAGAATTTTTCAGTTTTAGAAATTTCTAAAAAACTTTCTCTCCCAAGCTCTCTTTCAGTTTCTAAGGGGAAAAGAATAAGCTGCTTTCTACCAGTATAAGGAACAGTTCTACAGGAGAAAAATATAAATACAAAAAAAAGAGAGAAATTTATTTTTTTAAAAATTTTCATATTTTATTATAAAATAAAAACCCCGGGCTACGACCTACTCTCCCGTACCCTTGCGGGCACAGTACCATCGGCCCTGGAGGGCTTAACTTCCGTGTTCGGAATGGGAACGGGTGTTTCCCCTCCGGTATGGTAGCCCGAGGATATAATTATAATATATTTTTTTAAAAATTTCAAGTTTTTATTAATGTGAGTGAATTTATAAAAGAAATTTGGGAATTATTTACAAAGTTTTATAGTTTTATATATAATTTTAATTAAATGAAAAATATTTCTCCTGCCTTTAAAAATATTGTGCTTTCAAAAATAGTGAAGATTAGTGAAATTGTTAGAGAGAAAAAGGAAGAATTTGAAAAAAGTAAAGGTAAGCCTTTTATTCAGTTTCAAAGAGGGGATATAGGAATACCAACACCGGATTATATTAAAAAAGCTGTTAATGATGCTCTTCAAAAAGGTCTTACAAATTATCCAAAATCAGGCGGTGAAAATTTCTTTAAAGATGCTGTCATAGAACACTTAAAGGAAATGGGAATAAAAAATATAGGAAGGGAAAATATAATGGCAACTTATGGAGGCCAGGAAGGTCTTCAGCTTGTTTTTTCTCTTTTCAGGGGTTCAAAATGCATTGCCTTTTCACCGTGCTGGAGCTGTATGCTTGATAATATTTTTCCATATTCAGAAACAAATTATAAACTTCTGCCTTTAAAGGAAAATTTTGAAATAGATTTTGAAAAATTTGAGAAAAGTATTAAAAATGCTGAAATATTATATCTTAATAACCCCCATAATCCAACAGGTAAAGTTTTTACTTACGAAGAACTTGAAAAAATAAATTATTTATGTAAAAAAAATGATGTTTTAATTGTTTCTGATGAAGCATATAAAGATATACTGTTTGACGGAAATAAATTTTACAGCATGCTTAAATTTGATAATGATAATGTTTTATCTGTTTTTACTTTCTCAAAAACCTTTTCTGCAACAGGTTTCAGGATAGGTTATACTGTTTCAAGGATTCCCTCAATAATTGAAAAAATGACACTTGGGGACTACAGTCAAACAGCAGGGGTTGTAACTTTTCTTCAATATGCCTTTAAAGAGGCTCTTTTGAATAAAAAAGAAAGGGAAAAATGGTTAAATAGCTTTTTAAAGGAACTTAAAGAAAGAAGAAATGTAGCTTATGAGGAACTCAAAAGTTTCATAGATGATGTTTATAAACCGGGCGGAACTTTTTATTTTTTTATTGATTTAAAAAAATTAATAAAAAAGAAAATAAAAAGGGATATTGAGGATTACATAGTAAATTCACTTATAGAAGAAGGTGTAGCAGTAACCCCGGGTTCTGCCTTTGGTAAAGATTTTTCAGGGTATGCGAGAATTTCAATTTCAACCCTCGGAAAGGAGCTTATAAGAGAAGGAATAAGAAGAATTAAAAATTTCTTTTTAAATAATTAAAAAAAATTTAAATTTGAAATTTTTCTAATTTTATATTATAATATTAATTATGAATATTTCTTTAAATTTAGAATCTTTAAAAAAGAAATTTAATCTTAAGGCTTTATATTTAATAATGGAAAAAGAAGGAACTCTTTATCTTGGGGTAAGAGGTGGTAGTAAAGATTTTGAAAAATTTATTTATGAAAATTGGGGTGATAAGGTTAAAATTTTTAAAAAGCCTAAGGAAGAGATAAATTTTGTTATAGGTGAGAAAATTTTAGGTTATATAAAAGGTCACGGAGGGGATATTGGAATAGAGGATATAGATGAGGAAAAGGGTGTCATTTATGTTGATTTAAAAGATGCCTGTTCTTGTTGTCCCCATTCTGTTTATACTCTCACATCAGGTATAAAAAGGGTTTTAGTTCAATTTATTCCCTGGGTAAAGGAAGTAAAACCTGTAAATGAAACCAGGGAACCTCAGTTTAATTTTAAACTTGTTGAACTTATAAAACAAGGAGGTAAAAAATGATAAAAAATAAAGATAGTCTTTTGAAGGAAATTGAGGATTTCATTTTAAATGATATAAGACCAAGGATAAAGATGAGCCCTGGAATTGAGGATGTGATTGTCTGGGTTAAAGATGTTGATAATAAGAAAGGAACTATTCAGATGGGGGTGGCTCTTGGAGATTCAACTGGATGTTCTCCCTTCTGTGGTTGTGCTGCAAGACAGATAACAGAAATTATTTTTGAAGAACTAAGAAAAAAATTCCCCCAATTAAAAAAAGCAGTGGGAATAGCTGAACTTCCACCTGAAGATTATTTAAAGAAGTGGGCTGAAGTATAGTGAATTATTTGAGCAATAAAAGATACTTTAAAAAGTGTAGGTTACTTTAACTTTAGAATTTTATTAATATAAATTTTAATTGGGAACATTATGGAAAATTTATTCGTATTATAATATTATAAATAAGAGGAGGAAAAACAATAAAAAATATTATAGCCAAGATAATCTCAAGTTTAATGAAGGGTTTGAATGCTGGGGAAAAAAGGGGATGGCTTGGAGTAAATGCCTATGAACCTGCTGAGGAAATAAAAATTGCCCTTTCAATTGATTATGGAGTAATCGTTAAGGATGTTATAGAAGATTCACCTGCTTATAAAGCTGGGATTAAAAAGGGTGATATTAAAATCCTCTTAAAAAGGTTGAAATAGAGATTATGAGAAAGGGGAAAAATATGAAAATTGAAGTTACTCTTGGTGAGAAAGAAAAGGAGAAATTTGTTATTGAGAAAACACTTAAAAAAATAATTGAACCTGGTCATGAGTTTGAAATCAGGGAACCTAAAAAAATACATGAGGAAATTGAGAAAGAAATGAAATACTATATTACTTCAAAAGAAGAAATAGAGAAATTATAAGGAGAAATTGAAAAATTAAGGGAATTGAAAAACTGGAGAAAAATAAATAACTTTAACCTATATAATCGTCGTAGATAGTTTCGAGTCTTAATTTATGTTTTGCTTCTTCTTTTGCAAGAGAATTAAGTAGTTCTCTTATATCTTCATTTTCAGATTTTTCAGCAAGTTCTGTATATAAAGTAAAGGCAAGTTTTTCTCTTTTCATTGCAAAAATTAAAACATCCTGAAAATCAAAATCTTCTTTTAATTCTGTACTTATGAGTGTATCTGAAATTTTTAAATCAGGAACTTTCTCACTTTTTGGAGTTAAAATGATTTTCCCTTCTTTGAAATCAATAAGTTTCTGTTTATGCTTTAATTCTTCTTCTCTAAGTTCTTCAAAGATTTTTTTTAAGTGTTTATCTTTTGTTTTTTCCCTTAATTTGTTATAAATATTGTATGCTTCCTCTTCTTTTTTAATTGCAAATTCTATGATTTCATCGATTGAGTTAAATTTCATAGTTTTTATTCCTTTTTAATCTTTATCAAAGTTTTCAAGCAAACTTATAAAAGTATCGTGATGTTCTTCTTCATCTTCCAGAATTTCTTTAAAAATAAAACTTGTTGTGTAGTCTCCTTCCTCATCTGCTTTTTTAATTATTTTTTTATAAAGATCAATTGCCATCTCTTCATCTTTTTTGTCCTGTTCAAGCATTTCTTTTAGATTTTTTCCCACATTAATGGGAAGAGGATTTGTTGTAGGCATACCACCGAGATAAAAAAGTCTTTCTGCGATTTTTTCAGCATGTTTCATTTCATCAATTGCTATTTTTTTAAATTCATCCTTTATTGCAAAATGTTTAGGTCCACTCCATAAAACATGTTGCCACATATACTGAATACAAACCTGCAATTCAGCTGCTATTGCTTTATTTAAAAGTTCAAGTAATTCTTTGGATGGCATTTAAATATCCTCCTTTTAAAATTTTACTGGATTTGAACCTTTTTAAGGACCTAAATGCATTAAAGGATTTTCAATATCGTAATCTTCAAATTTAAGCGCATTTTCTTTTTCTATCTCAAATATCTTGTAATGTCCTAATTCCATTGAGGCAATATAGTTGATCATAATAGCTGTTTCAGGTTCTTCTTTAAAATATGTAGCAAGAGAAATATAAAAGTCATAGGCATTTTTCTCAGCCTGCATAGCCATTTCAAAAATTTCACTTATTTTAATTTTTTCAGACTTAATATTTATTTGGGGTAATGGAACAGGTGATTTTTCTGGAAGTAATAATCTTTTTCCAGGGAATCTATTTTTATAAATTGATTCAAAGGTTTCTTTATGCTTCTGTTCTTCCTGGGATAGAAATTTTAATTTATCCTTTAAGAAAGCATTTTTAACCTTTCTACTTAAGCTTTCGTATAGTTCTCTTGCTTCTATTTCACTTTTTATAGCAATAGAAAGTAGTTCTTCAAGGTTATACTGTGATAAATCCATTTTAACCTCTAAAG from candidate division WOR-3 bacterium includes these protein-coding regions:
- the rodA gene encoding rod shape-determining protein RodA, which produces MRGILNPYNRIFIPYLFISILGILNIYSVSRSFGDYLFYRHITYFFLGLGVFIFLSRVKLPEWKEFSYIFFSISIFLLLFVLLKEKGIKRWLFIGNFSFQVSDACKPLLIYFLSMAFYFNKKRGYIDSFKLLFLHILPFFLILIEPDLGSAFFYIFLFAFYLIFSSFNIKVKLFYIFAFLSLIFSLNFFAFFIFSSLLMLFIIIFSKFPMGDKILLTFSILIPGLTVPFIYNNLLKEYQRKRIMYFLNPSEDPKGAGWQILQGKLAIGSGGILGKGFLKGSHKSLAFLPQAHSDFAFASFAEEFGFIGSFLLILLYFSLLSGILNILKEKEGFSYFFILGIFASIFYSFLVNIGGVIGFLPVTGIPLPFFSYGGTNFVIHSLLLGLVLSFRK
- the hemE gene encoding uroporphyrinogen decarboxylase, with the protein product MKKDFILASLKQKPEKVPVWFMRQAGRYIPEYAEMRNKYSMKELIKNPTLAAKVTLLPFKYLDLDAAILFSDLLVILWGFGIDFEYEKDEGPKILKGNIKNFDYRELKFIEEEIKILKKELEVPLIGFTAAPFTLLSYIIEKSYKRDFPETRKFIYRKEEEWNFLIKKISKGIEDFLKLQSDAGCDALMIFDSWVGAVTPEIYIKNIFPFIQDIFKNLRGKIRIYFSLSSAHLAGIIEELECETIGIDFRVPINFAIKFFGKKHSIQGNLDPAILFSKFEKIKEELDKIEMERRNFQGFIFNLGHGILPETDIETLKEIIKIVHSWKI
- a CDS encoding VTT domain-containing protein; amino-acid sequence: MLRKLLLIFLIFFFLLFLSYLLIILYPYSKSRILEIVKKFGFFAPFVLIFFHSFQVIVAPIPGQVFPFIMGFLYGAYLGSIMAITGNLIGSFTSFFLGKFGERKLVSTNKLKALENYRIKIVSRSILWLSLLFILPIPGLPKDLLCYFAGFIGVKEKDFLLSLLFGRIPIEILWVLAGSGVYKFFIPPN
- a CDS encoding pyridoxamine 5'-phosphate oxidase family protein, coding for MDLKVLRKEEKDEIKKILYELLKEEKIMVLATSFEDKPWATPVIFAWDGKNKIYFLSRKSTRHAVNLEKNPQISAAIYPKVLRPLRGIQMEGKVKILKGKENLKGLKVYIKRFPTAEGRLPLKDIIEKRGEFSFFEFLIEKIFLLSEKHFGWGKREDVTFLLNSVE
- a CDS encoding M48 family metallopeptidase, coding for MKIFKKINFSLFFVFIFFSCRTVPYTGRKQLILFPLETERELGRESFLEISKTEKFSENQEYNELVKKVGMKIISEGGIGIKENWEFRVIENDKVINAFALPGGKVCVYTGLLKLIESEDELACVLGHEIAHVVARHGGERMSQLLLAELGGITLDMALKKKRSQTIEMAKVAYGVGVQVGVLLPFSREQEEESDYMGLIFMTKAGFDPEKALNFWEKMEKESKGKIPEFLSTHPSHNTRIKNIKKWIPEIKNKYGKK
- a CDS encoding pyridoxal phosphate-dependent aminotransferase; the protein is MKNISPAFKNIVLSKIVKISEIVREKKEEFEKSKGKPFIQFQRGDIGIPTPDYIKKAVNDALQKGLTNYPKSGGENFFKDAVIEHLKEMGIKNIGRENIMATYGGQEGLQLVFSLFRGSKCIAFSPCWSCMLDNIFPYSETNYKLLPLKENFEIDFEKFEKSIKNAEILYLNNPHNPTGKVFTYEELEKINYLCKKNDVLIVSDEAYKDILFDGNKFYSMLKFDNDNVLSVFTFSKTFSATGFRIGYTVSRIPSIIEKMTLGDYSQTAGVVTFLQYAFKEALLNKKEREKWLNSFLKELKERRNVAYEELKSFIDDVYKPGGTFYFFIDLKKLIKKKIKRDIEDYIVNSLIEEGVAVTPGSAFGKDFSGYARISISTLGKELIREGIRRIKNFFLNN
- a CDS encoding NifU family protein, giving the protein MNISLNLESLKKKFNLKALYLIMEKEGTLYLGVRGGSKDFEKFIYENWGDKVKIFKKPKEEINFVIGEKILGYIKGHGGDIGIEDIDEEKGVIYVDLKDACSCCPHSVYTLTSGIKRVLVQFIPWVKEVKPVNETREPQFNFKLVELIKQGGKK
- a CDS encoding PDZ domain-containing protein yields the protein MKGLNAGEKRGWLGVNAYEPAEEIKIALSIDYGVIVKDVIEDSPAYKAGIKKGDIKILLKRLK
- a CDS encoding ferritin family protein, producing the protein MKFNSIDEIIEFAIKKEEEAYNIYNKLREKTKDKHLKKIFEELREEELKHKQKLIDFKEGKIILTPKSEKVPDLKISDTLISTELKEDFDFQDVLIFAMKREKLAFTLYTELAEKSENEDIRELLNSLAKEEAKHKLRLETIYDDYIG
- a CDS encoding ferritin-like domain-containing protein; translation: MPSKELLELLNKAIAAELQVCIQYMWQHVLWSGPKHFAIKDEFKKIAIDEMKHAEKIAERLFYLGGMPTTNPLPINVGKNLKEMLEQDKKDEEMAIDLYKKIIKKADEEGDYTTSFIFKEILEDEEEHHDTFISLLENFDKD
- a CDS encoding ferritin family protein produces the protein MDLSQYNLEELLSIAIKSEIEARELYESLSRKVKNAFLKDKLKFLSQEEQKHKETFESIYKNRFPGKRLLLPEKSPVPLPQINIKSEKIKISEIFEMAMQAEKNAYDFYISLATYFKEEPETAIMINYIASMELGHYKIFEIEKENALKFEDYDIENPLMHLGP